The Canis aureus isolate CA01 chromosome 9, VMU_Caureus_v.1.0, whole genome shotgun sequence genome has a segment encoding these proteins:
- the LOC144321349 gene encoding uncharacterized protein LOC144321349 — protein MVELVTGRQPADRRRRLPSPRTAGEQGKWGRRGERTPGGAGAIPDHHQASADPGRVTCGESAPSPGLSALHADRTPPARGSRSPPGLRGPSAAAPGSPPRLRGPSASNWLQPAAATEWGSRWREGPGRGGASGQAQGSRDRKVLPNTVGLLRLLLNGSGPGGGGGGGGGSDIPGERSRRRRLLLHSLLASSRRAPPAPRPFSHLPPPSPTHTPRALEPYSSGCRVTHPPARPPPAAAPSLPPSPPPAAAPGSVMAATRAPSR, from the exons ATG GTGGAACTCGTTACCGGCCGCCAGCCAGCCGACAGACGCCGCCGCCTTCCCTCCCCGCGCACCGCCGGAGAGCAGGGCAAgtgggggcggcggggagagCGCACGCCCGGCGGGGCCGGCGCGATCCCCGACCACCACCAGGCCTCCGCCGACCCCGGCCGCGTCACCTGTGGAGAAagcgccccctcccccggcctctCTGCCCTTCACGCCGACCGTACCCCCCCCGCCCGCGGCAGCCGctccccgccgggcctgcgaGGACCGAGCGCGGCGGCGCCAGGCTCCCCTCCGCGGCTGCGGGGCCCCAGCGCCTCGAACTGGTTGCAACCGGCGGCGGCGACCGAGTGGGGCAGCCGGTGGCGGGAGGGTCCCGGCCGGGGAGGGGCGAGCGGGCAGGCCCAGGGGAGCAGGGATCGCAAGGTCCTACCTAACACCGTCGGTCTCCTCCGTCTCCTCCTCAACGGCAGCGGCcccggcggtggcggtggcggtggcggcggcagcGACATTCCTGGGGagcgctcccgccgccgccgcctcctcctccactcTCTGCTCGCCTCTTCCCGGCGCGCTCCCCCAGCGCCGCGTCCCTTCAGccacctccccccgccctccccaacacacacgcCCCGAGCCCTCGAGCCCTACAGCTCCGGCTGCCGGGTAACCCaccctcccgcccgcccgccacCAGCGGCGGCCCcgtccctccccccttccccgccgcccgccgccgcgccgggCTCAGTAATGGCGGCCACTCGGGCTCCCTCGCGCTGA